The Gammaproteobacteria bacterium DNA segment GAAATTCCTTTCATGATGCGTGATCGATTTCCCTCCGGTGAAGAGCAGCGCATTATTTATCGCCAATTGTTATCTTCCTTTGCACCCCGACCTGTCATTATCCGGACACTGGATGTTGGGGGTGACAAACCGTTACCATATTTCCCTATCAAAGAAGATAATCCCTTTTTGGGGTGGCGCGGCATGCGTATAACGCTCGACCATCCCGAAATTTTTCTTTCCCAACTTCGTGCCATGATGCGGGCCAGCGTCGGTTTAAATAATTTACGTATCATGTTACCCATGATCACCGATGTAACGGAAGTCGATGAAGCGATGCGGCTTATTCGTAAGGCTTATGCGGAAGTGTGTGAAGAAGGTTGCAAAATTGAAATGCCACAAATTGGGGTGATGATTGAAGTGCCGTCTGCAGTTTATCAAGCCCGTGCACTTGCCAAGCGCGTCGATTTCTTATCCGTAGGAAGTAATGATTTAACGCAATACTTATTAGCCGTAGATCGTAATAATCCGCGAGTTGCTAATCTTTATGATTCATTACACCCCGCAGTTTTGCGTGCTTTAATTCAAGTGGTGGAAAATGGTCATCAAGAAGGAAAGCACGTCAGCATTTGCGGTGAAATGGCGGGCGATCCAACTTCTGTCATGTTACTCATTGCTATGGGATTTGACTCATTGAGCATGAATGCTTCCTCTGTGGGACGGATACGCTGGATTATCAGGCACATCACGCATAAAAAAGCCGCCAAGTTATTGCAAGAGGTCCTAACTATGGAAAGTGCAGTCATGATTCGTTGTCATATGGAATTAGCACTCGAGCGCGCAGGTTTAGGTCATTTAATTCGAGCAGGAAGATAACTATGTTGCAGTATCCCCCGATTGATCCAGTTGCCTTCCATGTTTTTTCGTGGCCCGTATATTGGTATGGTTTAATGTATTTAGTTGCATTTGTTGTCTGTTGGGCCGTTCTTGCATGGCGGATCCATCAATCCCCTCGTGGTTTTACTCAGAATCAACTCTCCGACATTGTTTTTTATGCTGCCATGGGCGCGATTCTTGGGGGGCGGTTAGGCTACATTTTATTTTATGATTGGGAAGTGATTTGGCGTAATCCACTTCTTATTTTGCAAACATGGAAGGGCGGCATGTCTTTTCATGGTGGTTTATTAGGGGTGATTATTGCTTTAATTATTTATGCTCGCATCCTCAAAAAGCCGACACTTGCCCTTGTTGATTTAGTTGCTCCTGCCGTCCCTTTAGGTTTAGCGGCAGGTCGCGTCGGTAATTTTATTAATAGTGAATTATGGGGTCGTGTGACCGATGTACCCTGGGGAATGGTTTTTCCAAACGGCGGCCCACTACCCCGTCACCCTTCGCAATGGTATGAATTTTTCTTAGAAGGAATCATCTTATTTGCGATTTTGTGGCTCTATTCGGCCAAACCTCGACCGCTGGGGGCAGTTTCGGGGTTGTTTGCCTTATGTTATGGTCTGTTTCGTATTTTTGTAGAGTTTTTTAGAGAACCTGATGTGCAGATTGGCTATATTGCTTTTGGATGGCTGACCGAAGGACAGCTTTTATCCATACCTTTGGTGATCGTTGGTATTATTTTAATCGCTTGGGCTTATTGCCGACATCCTAAAATTGAGAAGTCTCATGAAACAATATCTTAATTATTTACAATTTATTTTAGATCAAGGTGTACGTAAAGTTGATCGTACAGGTGTTGGCACGCTGAGTGTGTTTGGTTATCAAATGCGTTTCCCACTGCACGAGGGATTTCCGCTTCTAACGACCAAGCAATTGCACACTAAAAGTATTTTTCATGAGTTGTTATGGTTTTTACGGGGTGATACCAATATTGCTTATTTAAAAGAGCACGGGGTCAGTATTTGGAACGAATGGGCGGATGCAGAAGGGAACTTAGGACCCGTTTATGGCAAGCAATGGCGAGCATGGCGAGGCAAAGATGGACGGACCATTGATCAAATGAGTCAATTGGTTGAGCGGATTAAACAAGATCCGGATTCAAGACGCTTGATTGTGAATGCTTGGAATGTCGGTGAATTAGACGAAATGGCCTTGCCGCCTTGTCACTTACTGTTTCAATTTTATGTCGCCAACGGGAAGCTTTCTTGTCAACTCTATCAGCGATCAGCCGATTCCTTCTTAGGAGTCCCTTTTAATATTGCCTCTTACGCCCTTCTAACGCACATGATTGCTCAGCAATGTAATCTTGAACCCGGCGATTTTATTTGGACGGGGGGTGATTGTCATATTTACCTCAATCATTTAGACCAAGTTAAAACCCAACTTAACCGCGAACCTTATTCGCTACCGGCGCTGCATTTCAAGCGCAAACCGGCTTCCTTGTTTGATTATACTTTTGACGATATTGAAATTCACAACTATCAAGCCCACCCCCATATTAAGGGGCAGGTCGCAGTTTAGGGATGGTTTGCTTCCATGTGAAGCAAATTAAGCTTAAAAACTTAAAGCAACCCAGCAAATTCCTAAGTACAATTTCGATCGTAAGTATATTGATCGAGGGGGCGTTGAGCGCGTTCAATTTCGGCGCGTCGTGTGTCACTGGTCGCTGCATTGAAGATGATTTTACTTTTTAAGTTATTACAGGCAGCTTGTCTAACTTGATCGGAATTGTTGAAAGAACAAGCACTTAAGGCAGTGCAAAGAATAAGGCATTTGATAATCCGAGCCAAAGATTGCATAACACAGTCCTTATGGTTGTAATGAAAGAGCCTTATATCGATTGTATTGCTTGATCTCGTACAATAACAATATCTTTGCTGAATTGTTGCAATGGACAAACTTAGCGCTTATGCTCGGTGAAGATTAAATGGAATTAAAGAAAATAGTAATCAATAGGGAAGGTTTGGGACGTTAATATAGGTTCAAATGGCAAAGATTAAACATAAAAAAGACCCCTTCGCAAAAAGGGAAGCTGAGAAATACCCGCATCCTATTCCAAGTCGAGAATACATTCTCGAATATCTCGGCGAGCGTGGCCGCCCTGCTACTTTTCCTCAATTGCTTGATGAATTGAAATTATCTTCAGAAGAAGAGCAAGAAGCTTTACGTCGAAGATTAATTGCGATGGCGCGAGATGGTCAGCTGTTAAGAAATCGTAAAGGCGCTTATGGCCCCTTAGAAAAAATGGAAGTCCTGGCCGGCCGTGTAATTGGTCATAAAGATGGCTTTGGGTTTGTCGTAAAAGATTCCGGTGGAGATGATTTATTCGTGAGCCCGCGTGAGATGCGCAATGTATTCCATGGGGATCGTGTCTTAGTTCGTGTTGCCAATATCGATACGCGCGGTCGTCGTGAAGCGATGATCGTAGAAGTGCTTGAGCGTAATACCCAGCAAATTGTAGGTCGTTTGCGCCAAGAATCTGGCGTTCATTATGTCGAATCTGCAAATCAACGAATTAGCCAAGATATCCTTATTCCTCTGGATGCTATTCATGATGCCAAAGAAGGGCAAATGGTTGTGGTTGGCATTACTGCGCAACCCAGTAAAAGTTCACGTCCGTTGGGCGAAGTCATCGAAATTCTAGGTGATCATATGGCACCTGGTATGGAAATTAATGTCGCTATTCGAAATCACGAACTTCCGTATATTTGGCCGGAAGATGTAGAAAGCCAAGCTGCGCAATTTGCGCCTACAGTGACTGAAGAGATGTTAAGTGGTCGCAATGATTTACGTGATCTCCCTTTCGTTACCATCGATGGGGAAGATGCAAAAGATTTTGATGATGCAGTTTATTGCGTTGAACGACCAGCAGGTGGATGGACACTTTATGTTGCTATTGCCGATGTGAGTTATTACGTAAAAGAAAATACACCGTTAGATGTTGAAGCGCATCGTCGCGGCAATTCCGTCTATTTTCCTGCTCGTGTTATACCTATGTTACCCGAAGCTTTATCCAACAATCTTTGTTCGCTCAGACCTAATGTTGATCGATTAGTAATGGTTTGTGAGATGACTATTCATCCAACAGGTCGAGTCATGCGTTCAAAATTTAGCGAAGCTGTGATTAACTCTAAAGCCCGCTTAACGTATAAACAAGTCCATTTGATGATGGAGAAAAACGATCAGCGCGTGCGCGATCGATTTTCCGAAGTGGTTCCGCACCTTATTTCGCTCTATTCCTTATTTAATACTTTGCATAAAGCCCGACAAGGTCGGGGTGCTATTGATTTTGATATTCCTGAAACTAAAATTGTTTACGGATCGGATCGCAAAATAGAAAAAATAATTCCTTACGAGCGTTTTACTTCTCATCGGGTTATTGAAGAATGCATGCTTTGCGCAAATATTAGTACAGCTGAATATTTATTCAAGAATGAAATGCCTGCACTTTATCGTGTTCATCAAGGTCCAACGGAAGAAAAGTTACACGATTTACAACGCTTCCTTCAAGAAATGGGTTTGAAAATGCCGACGCACCGAGCTCCTGTCCCGGCTGATTATGCTCATATTTTGCGTGTCGTAAAAGATCGACCCGATGCACAAATGATTCAAACTATATTGTTACGTTCGATGAGCCAAGCAGTTTACAGTCCCGATAACAAGGGACATTTTGGCTTAGCTTACGAAGCGTATACTCACTTTACATCGCCTATCCGTCGTTATCCTGATTTAGTTGTCCATCGTGCTATCAAACAAGTGTTGGCTCGTAAAAAGAAGATGGAGAATGACAATTCATTAGTATTGTTGGGTGAACATTGCTCCATGACTGAACGTCGCGCCGATGATGCAACGGAAGAAGTGACAGATTGGTTAAAATGCGAATACATGATGGATAAAGTGGGTCAAGAATTTGAAGGCAGGATTTCTGGCGTCACGGGATTTGGTGTTTTTGTTGAATTGAAAGAAATTTATGTTGAAGGTCTCGTACACATTAGTGCTTTGCCGGAAGACTATTACCAATTTGATTCGATCAAGCACACCTTGCACGGAGAGCGTGCGGGTCGTAGTTATCAGTTAGGCGATAGTATTAAAATCCAAGTTGCACGAGTGGATTTAGATCAAGGTGAAATTAATTTTGTTTTGCCAGAATCGGAACGAGCCCAGAGCGGTGGAAAAGTAGTGGGTAAAGCAAACAAAAAACCAATGCGTAAAAAAACAACGCCTAAAAAGAAAAAACGATAACTATGAAAGCGAATCAAGAGTGGGTTTATGGCCTACACTCCCTAGAATCCATCTTAACTGTCGATCCGTCGCGCATACTTCATTTGTATGTTCAAGAGACACGTCGTGATGACAAAACGCAACGGTTAGCACAACTAAGTCAAAAGCAGGGCATTGCTATTTCCTATGTGTCACGGGATGTATTAGACAGCATGACTAAAGATGGTAACCATCAGGGTATTGCAGCGCTATGCAAACCAATGCGCATGTTAAACGAAAATAACATTGAAGAAATTTTACAAGCCGCGCCACAACCCGCGTTAATTTTAGTTTTGGATGGCGTTCAAGATCCGCATAACCTTGGCGCTATCTTTCGCACTGCTGATGCAACAGGGGTGGCAGCGATTATCGCACCCAAAGATAATGCAGTAAGTATCACGCCGACTGTTACCAAAGTTGCAAGCGGTGCAGTGGCGAGTGTTCCTTTTATTCAAGTTACTAATCTTGTTCGTACGCTAGAAATTCTTAAAACAGCAGGTTTTTGGATTTATGGCACCGATGATGCCGTGAAAGAAACACTCTATGATCTGAAGTTGCAAGGCTCCATTGCCTTGGTCTTAGGCGCTGAAGGAAAAGGATTACGTCGTTTAACACGTGAACATTGCGATGTGTTGGTCAATATCCCCATGCTGGGCCGCATTAGTAGTCTTAATGTATCCGTTGCTGCAGGAGTTTGTTTGTACGAAATTGTTCGACAACGCCGGTAGTTACAATTGTTCCCGGGTTACGCTTCGCTTCACCCTGGAACAATTACTCGCTTGGCCGCAACGTTCTGTCATTCGTATGTAGCCCGGGTGAAGCGAAGCGTAACCCGGGACACCTTACACCTCGTAACCGAAACTTCAACCAAAATACGTAATGAAACTAAACATTAAATCGGAAGTGAATAACATCCCCATCTTTTACAATGTACTCTTTCCCTTCAAGACGTAATTTCCCCGTTTCTTTTGCACCTTGTTCGCCTTTATATTGAATGTAATCATTGTAAGCAATCACTTCAGCCCGGATAAAGCCTTTTTCAAAGTCAGTATGAATGACTCCAGCGGCTTGCGGCGCTGTGACTCCTGCATGAATAGTCCAAGCACGTACTTCTTTTTCACCCGCGGTAAAATAAGTATCAAGGCCCAGTAATCTGTACCCGGCATGGATTAAACGATCCAAACCCGGTTCGCTCAAATTAAGTTCTGCTAAAAATTCATTTTTCTCATCGTCTTCAAGCTCGGCAATTTCTGCTTCAATTGAGGCACAAATCACTACAACTTCTGCATGCTCTGCATGAGCAATTGCGGTTAACTCATCGAGATACGGATTATTCTTAAACCCTGTTTCTGACACATTACCCACGAATAACATGGGCTTCATGGTTAGCAAGTGAAGTGAATGGATGAATGGTTTTTCTTCCTTACTAAACTCTAAAGCGCGTGCAGGTTTACCTTCATTTAATTGGAGTTTAAGGCGTCCAAGAAGAGCAAGTTCGGCGGTGGCGATTTTGTCCCCGGCCCGCACATTTTTTTGCGTACGAATCATGACACGCTCGAGCGTTTCCAAATCTGCAAGTGCAAGTTCTGTATTAATAACTTCCACATCTTCTTTTGGGGAAATTTTGCCACTCACATGCGTAACATTTTCATCTTCAAAGCAACGAACAATATGCACAATCGCATCCGTCTCGCGAATATGTGCTAAAAATTTATTACCCAAACCTTCGCCTTGCGCAGCACCTTTCACTAAGCCTGCGATATCGACAAATTCCACGGTAGTAGGCAAAATCTTTTGGGGTTGCACAATGGCTGCAAGTGCATCGAGACGCGCATCAGGCACGGGAACGATCCCCACATTGGGTTCAATTGTGCAAAAGGGATAGTTCGCAGCATCAACACCGGCTTTTGTTAAACAATTAAATAAGGTGGATTTACCAACATTGGGTAAACCGACAATTCCGCATTTTAATCCCATGAATTCCTCGCGACTTAACTTGACGTTTTTATTTTAAATTGGGGAGTATGGTATCAAATTATGCAGGAGTGTGCAGGTTATCGATTGTGCTTGTTAAGAAATAGATGCCCCTTCTAAAGAACGGGGCATCTAAGGGCAGCACTTATTTCATGAACTTACGAATGCTATTTAACTGGCCTTCAATAAGTAAAGGTGGGTTAACAGCAACCACAAATGATTTCTCACCTTGGAAATAGATGCAAATCTGGTAACCACGTTCTTCTCGTGCCTGTGATGGCTCACTTAAAGTTACATGATTTTTGTAAAACGCCGTGCCAGCCTCTAAGGCTTGCTGAGGTGTTGATACACCTGGTAAATCCACACCTAAGATAACGTTCCAGTCGTTGCCGTTACTTTTGAACGCATTAGCATTCATCGCCCACATGTTATCAAATGCGCGTTGAGCTTGAACAAAGTTAGCATGCGATTGAATAGCAGAAAGAGGTGGACATTCGACTTGTTTCAGAGCAAAACCAGGGGTCGCTAAAAATAAAGCCATTGCAGCACAACTGAGTGCTTTTGGTAAAAATTTCATGGTAATTCCTTGTTGAATAATTTTGTATCGACGTGATTATTTAAAAATTTTTAGGTAAAAACAAGCTTTTATTGCGGAAGGGTATGCA contains these protein-coding regions:
- a CDS encoding prolipoprotein diacylglyceryl transferase: MLQYPPIDPVAFHVFSWPVYWYGLMYLVAFVVCWAVLAWRIHQSPRGFTQNQLSDIVFYAAMGAILGGRLGYILFYDWEVIWRNPLLILQTWKGGMSFHGGLLGVIIALIIYARILKKPTLALVDLVAPAVPLGLAAGRVGNFINSELWGRVTDVPWGMVFPNGGPLPRHPSQWYEFFLEGIILFAILWLYSAKPRPLGAVSGLFALCYGLFRIFVEFFREPDVQIGYIAFGWLTEGQLLSIPLVIVGIILIAWAYCRHPKIEKSHETIS
- a CDS encoding thymidylate synthase, which codes for MKQYLNYLQFILDQGVRKVDRTGVGTLSVFGYQMRFPLHEGFPLLTTKQLHTKSIFHELLWFLRGDTNIAYLKEHGVSIWNEWADAEGNLGPVYGKQWRAWRGKDGRTIDQMSQLVERIKQDPDSRRLIVNAWNVGELDEMALPPCHLLFQFYVANGKLSCQLYQRSADSFLGVPFNIASYALLTHMIAQQCNLEPGDFIWTGGDCHIYLNHLDQVKTQLNREPYSLPALHFKRKPASLFDYTFDDIEIHNYQAHPHIKGQVAV
- the rnr gene encoding ribonuclease R, producing the protein MAKIKHKKDPFAKREAEKYPHPIPSREYILEYLGERGRPATFPQLLDELKLSSEEEQEALRRRLIAMARDGQLLRNRKGAYGPLEKMEVLAGRVIGHKDGFGFVVKDSGGDDLFVSPREMRNVFHGDRVLVRVANIDTRGRREAMIVEVLERNTQQIVGRLRQESGVHYVESANQRISQDILIPLDAIHDAKEGQMVVVGITAQPSKSSRPLGEVIEILGDHMAPGMEINVAIRNHELPYIWPEDVESQAAQFAPTVTEEMLSGRNDLRDLPFVTIDGEDAKDFDDAVYCVERPAGGWTLYVAIADVSYYVKENTPLDVEAHRRGNSVYFPARVIPMLPEALSNNLCSLRPNVDRLVMVCEMTIHPTGRVMRSKFSEAVINSKARLTYKQVHLMMEKNDQRVRDRFSEVVPHLISLYSLFNTLHKARQGRGAIDFDIPETKIVYGSDRKIEKIIPYERFTSHRVIEECMLCANISTAEYLFKNEMPALYRVHQGPTEEKLHDLQRFLQEMGLKMPTHRAPVPADYAHILRVVKDRPDAQMIQTILLRSMSQAVYSPDNKGHFGLAYEAYTHFTSPIRRYPDLVVHRAIKQVLARKKKMENDNSLVLLGEHCSMTERRADDATEEVTDWLKCEYMMDKVGQEFEGRISGVTGFGVFVELKEIYVEGLVHISALPEDYYQFDSIKHTLHGERAGRSYQLGDSIKIQVARVDLDQGEINFVLPESERAQSGGKVVGKANKKPMRKKTTPKKKKR
- the rlmB gene encoding 23S rRNA (guanosine(2251)-2'-O)-methyltransferase RlmB, translated to MKANQEWVYGLHSLESILTVDPSRILHLYVQETRRDDKTQRLAQLSQKQGIAISYVSRDVLDSMTKDGNHQGIAALCKPMRMLNENNIEEILQAAPQPALILVLDGVQDPHNLGAIFRTADATGVAAIIAPKDNAVSITPTVTKVASGAVASVPFIQVTNLVRTLEILKTAGFWIYGTDDAVKETLYDLKLQGSIALVLGAEGKGLRRLTREHCDVLVNIPMLGRISSLNVSVAAGVCLYEIVRQRR
- the ychF gene encoding redox-regulated ATPase YchF, with amino-acid sequence MGLKCGIVGLPNVGKSTLFNCLTKAGVDAANYPFCTIEPNVGIVPVPDARLDALAAIVQPQKILPTTVEFVDIAGLVKGAAQGEGLGNKFLAHIRETDAIVHIVRCFEDENVTHVSGKISPKEDVEVINTELALADLETLERVMIRTQKNVRAGDKIATAELALLGRLKLQLNEGKPARALEFSKEEKPFIHSLHLLTMKPMLFVGNVSETGFKNNPYLDELTAIAHAEHAEVVVICASIEAEIAELEDDEKNEFLAELNLSEPGLDRLIHAGYRLLGLDTYFTAGEKEVRAWTIHAGVTAPQAAGVIHTDFEKGFIRAEVIAYNDYIQYKGEQGAKETGKLRLEGKEYIVKDGDVIHFRFNV